TCCAAGTATCGTTCCCAGAATTGAAATTACGAAGACCAAAAGAAGATCCTTAAATGTCAACCCCTTCATTTCCCTGACTATCCTTGGAATAAATGGTACAGCTCCAAGTGCTCCAGAACTAATTCTTAATCCGGTTATTAGAATTGGAGACTCACTGCTAACAAGCCAATCTGTGATAACGATGGCAACCGTCCATAGAAGCTCTGCTGAGATGACTAAAAGAACTCCCTTCAAGGATATGTCTCCCAATTCCCTCCCCTCACTTATCAGTATTATAACACCGAAGACTATGAGGCCAGCTCCCAGAAATATTGGAAAGTTAAGTGGCCTACCAAGGAAATAATGAGCCAAGAACATTGTAAGTATTGGATGGGGGGTTACAAGCAAGTTTGCCCTAGAAACCCCAAGAATCTTAACTCCCTCAAGAAAGAGCCAATCACCAACCATAAATCCTATTATGCCCGAAAAAACAACGATAACCCACCAATAGAATTCCTTCTGAGGTAACAATCCCAATGCTAATATTAAGGGGAGATAGAAAGCAGATGCAATTGCTAATCTCAAGAAGTTTAGCGTAAAAGGAGAGATCCTCCTCATTGATATCTTCGAGAGAACCGAACTCAAAGCCCAG
The window above is part of the Pyrococcus sp. NA2 genome. Proteins encoded here:
- a CDS encoding DMT family transporter — encoded protein: MPYMILGVILALGAAFTWALSSVLSKISMRRISPFTLNFLRLAIASAFYLPLILALGLLPQKEFYWWVIVVFSGIIGFMVGDWLFLEGVKILGVSRANLLVTPHPILTMFLAHYFLGRPLNFPIFLGAGLIVFGVIILISEGRELGDISLKGVLLVISAELLWTVAIVITDWLVSSESPILITGLRISSGALGAVPFIPRIVREMKGLTFKDLLLVFVISILGTILGQYFFVKSISMVSSSVATPVTESTPILASLMAILFLRERFTKRLALSMVLAMLGILAISFGI